Proteins found in one Hevea brasiliensis isolate MT/VB/25A 57/8 chromosome 18, ASM3005281v1, whole genome shotgun sequence genomic segment:
- the LOC110645023 gene encoding DEAD-box ATP-dependent RNA helicase 5 isoform X1, with product MGKRLQETVLIDDEPVAQLESQKTDKKKKKKDKYGKLESDERKELNIKRKIEETEFQDVSKRENKKKKKKEERENGTQRVKDIETHEVEEELEQVKGDGDTVTVTGKDAQEAKYAPLKSFAESNFPDIVLKCCENFKNPSPIQAHAWPFLLDGRDFIGIAKTGSGKTLAYGVPAIMHVLSKRKGASAKRVNPLCLVLAPTRELADQISVVLHDAGEPCGVKSVCLYGGTSKGPQISSLKSGVDIIIATPGRLKDLIEMNVCQLMEVSFVVLDEADRMLDMGFRQEVRSILSNTCSARQMIMFSATWPLDVHNLAEEYMDPNPIKVVVGSEDTAANHDVMQIVEVLEEHLRDERLVALLEKYHKSQRNRVLVFALYQKEAARLEGMLKTRGWKVVSIHGNKAQDQRTKALSLFKKGNCPLMVATDVAARGLDVPDVEVVINYSFPLTTEDYVHRIGRTGRAGKKGVAHTFFMHQNKALAGELVNVLREAGQVVPSALLKFGTHVKKKESKLYGAHFREISADAPKAKKIVFNSDDED from the exons ATGGGTAAAAGGCTCCAAGAAACCGTTCTAATCGACGACGAACCAGTTGCCCAACTAGAATCCCAAAAAACtgataagaaaaagaagaagaaggataAGTATGGAAAGCTTGAATCTGACGAAAGAAAGGAACTAAATATAAAGAGAAAGATTGAAGAAACCGAGTTTCAAGATGTCTCCAAGAGAGAAaacaagaagaaaaagaaaaaggaagagagagaaaatggaacccAACGAGTGAAAGATATTGAAACCCATGAAGTGGAGGAGGAATTAGAGCAAGTTAAAGGTGATGGAGATACAGTGACAGTGACCGGAAAGGATGCACAAGAGGCAAAGTATGCACCATTAAAATCGTTTGCTGAGTCGAATTTTCCAGATATTGTTTTGAAATGCTGCGAGAATTTCAAGAATCCATCTCCAATTCAGGCCCATGCGTGGCCCTTTTTGTTGGATGGTCGTGATTTTATTGGGATTGCAAAGACTGGGTCAG GCAAGACTTTGGCATATGGGGTACCCGCAATTATGCATGTTTTGAGCAAGCGAAAAGGGGCATCGGCTAAGAGGGTGAATCCCCTTTGTCTTGTGCTTGCACCGACGCGGGAATTAGCTGACCAA ATTTCTGTTGTTCTACATGATGCTGGGGAACCTTGTGGTGTGAAATCAGTTTGTTTATATGGAGGAACCTCTAAAGGGCCTCAAATTTCTTCCCTCAAGTCTGGTGTT GACATTATCATTGCAACCCCTGGTCGTCTGAAGGATCTAATTGAAATGAATGTATGCCAGCTAATGGAAGTATCTTTTGTG GTCCTTGATGAAGCAGATAGAATGCTTGACATGGGATTTAGACAGGAAGTTCGATCCATATTGAGCAACACATGTTCtg CTCGCCAAATGATAATGTTCAGTGCTACATGGCCTCTAGATGTACATAACCTGGCTGAGGAGTACATGGATCCTAACCCCATTAAG GTAGTTGTAGGTTCAGAGGATACGGCTGCTAACCATGATGTCATGCAAATTGTGGAG GTCCTGGAGGAACATTTACGTGATGAGCGTTTGGTTGCTTTGCTAGAAAAATATCACAAATCTCAACG GAACAGAGTATTGGTTTTTGCCTTGTACCAGAAGGAAGCTGCTCGTCTTGAAGGAATGCTGAAAACAAG AGGTTGGAAGGTTGTTTCTATACATGGCAACAAAGCACAAGATCAACGAACAAAGGCGCTATCATTGTTCAAGAAGGGCAACTGTCCTTTAATG GTAGCTACTGATGTTGCTGCTCGAGGATTGGATGTTCCAGATGTTGAAGTAGTGATCAATTATAGTTTTCCACTCACTACAGAAGATTATGTCCACAGAATTGGAAGGACTGGACGGGCTGGTAAGAAGGGTGTTGCCCACACGTTTTTCATGCATCAAAATAAG GCGCTCGCTGGAGAGCTTGTGAATGTTCTCCGTGAAGCTGGGCAAGTCGTGCCATCTGCTCTTTTGAAATTTGGCACTCATGTAAAGAAAAAG GAGTCCAAGCTTTATGGGGCCCACTTCAGAGAAATATCTGCAGATGCTCCAAAGGCTAAAAAGATTGTATTTAACTCAGATGATGAAGATTGA
- the LOC110645023 gene encoding DEAD-box ATP-dependent RNA helicase 5 isoform X2, translated as MGKRLQETVLIDDEPVAQLESQKTDKKKKKKDKYGKLESDERKELNIKRKIEETEFQDVSKRENKKKKKKEERENGTQRVKDIETHEVEEELEQVKGDGDTVTVTGKDAQEAKYAPLKSFAESNFPDIVLKCCENFKNPSPIQAHAWPFLLDGRDFIGIAKTGSGKTLAYGVPAIMHVLSKRKGASAKRVNPLCLVLAPTRELADQISVVLHDAGEPCGVKSVCLYGGTSKGPQISSLKSGVDIIIATPGRLKDLIEMNVCQLMEVSFVVLDEADRMLDMGFRQEVRSILSNTCSARQMIMFSATWPLDVHNLAEEYMDPNPIKVVVGSEDTAANHDVMQIVEVLEEHLRDERLVALLEKYHKSQRVLVFALYQKEAARLEGMLKTRGWKVVSIHGNKAQDQRTKALSLFKKGNCPLMVATDVAARGLDVPDVEVVINYSFPLTTEDYVHRIGRTGRAGKKGVAHTFFMHQNKALAGELVNVLREAGQVVPSALLKFGTHVKKKESKLYGAHFREISADAPKAKKIVFNSDDED; from the exons ATGGGTAAAAGGCTCCAAGAAACCGTTCTAATCGACGACGAACCAGTTGCCCAACTAGAATCCCAAAAAACtgataagaaaaagaagaagaaggataAGTATGGAAAGCTTGAATCTGACGAAAGAAAGGAACTAAATATAAAGAGAAAGATTGAAGAAACCGAGTTTCAAGATGTCTCCAAGAGAGAAaacaagaagaaaaagaaaaaggaagagagagaaaatggaacccAACGAGTGAAAGATATTGAAACCCATGAAGTGGAGGAGGAATTAGAGCAAGTTAAAGGTGATGGAGATACAGTGACAGTGACCGGAAAGGATGCACAAGAGGCAAAGTATGCACCATTAAAATCGTTTGCTGAGTCGAATTTTCCAGATATTGTTTTGAAATGCTGCGAGAATTTCAAGAATCCATCTCCAATTCAGGCCCATGCGTGGCCCTTTTTGTTGGATGGTCGTGATTTTATTGGGATTGCAAAGACTGGGTCAG GCAAGACTTTGGCATATGGGGTACCCGCAATTATGCATGTTTTGAGCAAGCGAAAAGGGGCATCGGCTAAGAGGGTGAATCCCCTTTGTCTTGTGCTTGCACCGACGCGGGAATTAGCTGACCAA ATTTCTGTTGTTCTACATGATGCTGGGGAACCTTGTGGTGTGAAATCAGTTTGTTTATATGGAGGAACCTCTAAAGGGCCTCAAATTTCTTCCCTCAAGTCTGGTGTT GACATTATCATTGCAACCCCTGGTCGTCTGAAGGATCTAATTGAAATGAATGTATGCCAGCTAATGGAAGTATCTTTTGTG GTCCTTGATGAAGCAGATAGAATGCTTGACATGGGATTTAGACAGGAAGTTCGATCCATATTGAGCAACACATGTTCtg CTCGCCAAATGATAATGTTCAGTGCTACATGGCCTCTAGATGTACATAACCTGGCTGAGGAGTACATGGATCCTAACCCCATTAAG GTAGTTGTAGGTTCAGAGGATACGGCTGCTAACCATGATGTCATGCAAATTGTGGAG GTCCTGGAGGAACATTTACGTGATGAGCGTTTGGTTGCTTTGCTAGAAAAATATCACAAATCTCAACG AGTATTGGTTTTTGCCTTGTACCAGAAGGAAGCTGCTCGTCTTGAAGGAATGCTGAAAACAAG AGGTTGGAAGGTTGTTTCTATACATGGCAACAAAGCACAAGATCAACGAACAAAGGCGCTATCATTGTTCAAGAAGGGCAACTGTCCTTTAATG GTAGCTACTGATGTTGCTGCTCGAGGATTGGATGTTCCAGATGTTGAAGTAGTGATCAATTATAGTTTTCCACTCACTACAGAAGATTATGTCCACAGAATTGGAAGGACTGGACGGGCTGGTAAGAAGGGTGTTGCCCACACGTTTTTCATGCATCAAAATAAG GCGCTCGCTGGAGAGCTTGTGAATGTTCTCCGTGAAGCTGGGCAAGTCGTGCCATCTGCTCTTTTGAAATTTGGCACTCATGTAAAGAAAAAG GAGTCCAAGCTTTATGGGGCCCACTTCAGAGAAATATCTGCAGATGCTCCAAAGGCTAAAAAGATTGTATTTAACTCAGATGATGAAGATTGA